A part of Miscanthus floridulus cultivar M001 chromosome 6, ASM1932011v1, whole genome shotgun sequence genomic DNA contains:
- the LOC136456259 gene encoding protein SGT1 homolog translates to MAASDLESKAKEAFVDDDFELAAELYTQAIDAGPATADLYADRAQAHIKLGNYTEAVADANKAIELDPTMHKAYYRKGAACIKLEEYQTAKAALELGSSYASGDSRFTRLLKECDECIAEESSQAPVKKVEAPVAATVEDKEDAANMENTPPVVEPPSKPKYRHDYYNSATEVVLTIFAKGVPADSVVIDFGEQMLSVSIEVPGEEPYHFQPRLFSKIIPEKCKYEVLSTKVEIRLAKAEQVTWTTLDYSGRPKAVPQKISTPAETAPRPSYPSSKAKKDWDKLEAEVKKEEKEEKLDGDAALNKFFRDIYKDADEDMRRAMMKSFVESNGTVLSTNWKDVGSKKVEGSPPDGMELKKWEY, encoded by the exons ATGGCCGCGTCGGATCTGGAGAGCAAGGCCAAGGAGGCCTTCGTCGACGACGACTTCGAGCTGGCCGCCGAGCTCTACACCCAGGCCATCGACGCCGGGCCCGCCACCGCCGACCTCTACGCCGACCGCGCCCAGGCACACATCAAGCTCGGCAACTACACTG AGGCTGTAGCGGATGCTAACAAAGCAATCGAACTTGATCCTACAATGCATAAAGCCTACTACCGGAAAGG TGCTGCATGCATTAAGCTTGAAGAATACCAAACTGCAAAGGCTGCTCTTGAGTTGGGTTCTTCCTATGCATCAGGCGATTCAAGGTTTACTCGTCTATTGAAGGAATGTGATGAGTGcatcgctg AGGAATCTAGCCAGGCACCAGTAAAGAAGGTTGAGGCTCCTGTGGCTGCTACTGTTGAGGACAAGGAGGATGCCGCAAATATGGAGAATACACCGCCAGTGGTAGAACCCCCAAGCAAACCTAAATACAG GCATGACTACTACAACAGTGCCACAGAAGTGGTGCTGACAATATTTGCTAAGGGTGTTCCTGCTGATAGTGTAGTCATTGATTTTGGTGAACAGATG TTAAGTGTATCCATTGAAGTCCCTGGTGAAGAACCATACCATTTTCAGCCCCGTCTGTTTTCTAAG ATTATCCCTGAGAAATGCAAATATGAAGTCTTATCCACCAAGGTCGAAATACGCCTTGCAAAAGCTGAGCAGGTGACATGGACAACCCTGGATTATAGTGGAAGACCAAAGGCTGTTCCCCAGAAGATAAGCACACCAG CTGAAACAGCCCCAAGACCTTCATACCCATCTTCAAAGGCAAAAAAAGACTGGGATAAACTGGAAGCTGAAGTCAAAAAGGAG GAGAAGGAAGAAAAACTTGATGGTGATGCTGCATTGAACAAATTCTTCCGTGACATCTACAAGGATGCTGATGAAGATATGCGGAGGGCCATGATGAAGTCATTC GTGGAATCTAATGGCACTGTTCTCTCAACCAATTGGAAAGATGTTGGATCAAAGAAGGTGGAAGGGAGCCCTCCTGATGGTATGGAGCTCAAGAAGTGGGAATACTAA